The DNA segment GGCGGTTGAACTTTATAAAGAACATGAGCCGGACCTCGTGACGATGGACATCACGATGCCTGAGATGGATGGAATCACAGCCTTGAAAGAAATTAAACACTACGATCCGAATGCAAAAGTAATCATGTGTTCAGCCATGGGCCAGCAAGCCATGGTGGTGGATGCCATTCAAGCGGGGGCGAAAGACTTTATCGTCAAACCCTTTCAGGCAGAGCGTGTAATTGAAGCGATACAAAAAGCACTTAATTAAAGAGTAGGGATTTCGATGGTTTTAGTGATGAGATGGATATCAGCAATACTACTAGTTACTTTTCTTTTGCTTTCATTAGGATCTTCAGTATCAGCCTTAGGCCCTTCTGTCAGTGAATGTGCAAAAGATCCAGAGCTTGAGGGGTGTGATACGTCTACCCCTAAAGAGCAGAATGAACAAAATAGCGAAAGTCCGGTCGTTTCAAACGATGGGGCGGCTCCATCAATTGTATGGAATGTTGTCAAACTTATTTTTGTCCTGCTGTTTGTTCTAGCATTAATTTATGGTCTGCTTAAGTTTTTTAACAAAAGAAGTAAGGTATTCAATAAGAATCGTACGATGGAGAACTTGGGAGGACTCACATTAGCTCCTAATAAATCGATTCAGGCTGTTCGGATCGGTGATCAAGTATTTGTGATAGGTGTAGGAGACAGTATTGAGGTCATTACCGAAATTACCGAAGACAAAACGAAACAGAATCTTTTACATCAGGAAAAAAACGATGATTTTGTAAATCAAGGCTTCAGTCAGTTATTAAATAGGAAGAAACATGATGATCATGAATTGTCAAAGACAACCCAATCTTCCTTTAAGGATTTATTTGAACAACAATTAGGTGAAATGAAGGAAAAGCGCATGCACGTGAAGGGCAGGAAGAAAGGAGAGGATCCTAATGAATGAATTCGTAGATATCTTCTCAGGATCTGATCCGGAAAATATCGCTACATCGGTAAAACTCCTTTTACTTCTGACCGTTTTATCTCTTGCACCGGGGATCTTAATTTTAATGACGAGTTTTACGAGAATTTTAATCGTTCTGTCCTTTGTTCGAACATCACTCGCCACCCAATCGATGCCTCCGAACCAGGTGCTTGTAGGGATTGCCCTATTTTTAACTTTTTTTATTATGGCACCTACCTTTCAAGAGGTAAACGAGGAAGCACTGACACCGCTTTTTAATGAAGAAATTACATTAAATGAAGCATATGAAGAAGCAAGTGCCCCGATGAAACAATTTATGGCCAAGCACACAAGGCAAAAGGATTTAGCTTTATTCATGAATTATTCAGGTATGGAACGACCTGAAACAGTCCAAGACATTCCATTGACAACCCTTGTCCCCGCCTTTGCCATAAGTGAATTAAAGACAGCTTTTCAAATGGGATTTATGATTTTTATTCCATTCTTAGTTATTGATATGGCGGTAGCCAGTGTACTTATGTCAATGGGGATGATGATGCTGCCACCCGTGATGATTTCGCTGCCATTTAAAATTCTGCTGTTTGTCCTGGTGGATGGCTGGTATTTGATTTCGAAATCGTTATTAGAAGGATTCTAAGAGGTTGTTTAAAAATTGAAGGGATTGGTAGGCATGAATAGTGAAATGGTCATATCTTTTGCTAAAGAAGGAATTTATACTGTGTTGATCGTCTCAGGTCCGCTGCTACTATTAGCCCTGGCTGTTGGATTGCTCGTGAGTATCTTTCAAGCAACCACACAGATTCAAGAACAAACCCTGGCGTTCATTCCTAAAATTGTAGCTGTTCTGATCGGGTTGATCTTTTTTGGTCCTTGGATGCTGACAAACATGGTGCAGTTTACGGCGAATATTTTTAAAAACTTGAACATGCTGGTCGGTTAATATGCTTGAATCGTTAAGTTTAATTAATTTACCTGCTTTTCTATTAATCTTTGTAAGGGTAACGTCTTTTTTTGTTACTTTGCCGATTTTTTCCTATCGAAACGTTCCGACACAACATAAAATAGGGTTTAGCTTTTTTCTAGCCTTGCTTATGTATTTCACGATAGAGATACCTCCGATCCAAGTCGATGAAAACTATTTTTTACTGTTATTTAAAGAAGCCGGTGTTGGAATCGCTATTGGACTATTAGCTTATATTATTTTAGCGGCTATTCAAATTGCAGGTGGTTTCATAGACTTTCAAATGGGTTTTGCGATTGCTAACGTCATTGATCCAAGAACGGGGGCGCAAAGCCCGCTGATTGGTCAGTACTTATATATGATTACGCTCTTATTTATTTTAGCAGTGGATGGCCATCATCTAATGCTTGATGGTGTGTTTTACAGCTATAACTTAATTCCAATTGATCAATTCATCTCCCTTGAGGATGAGACTTGGATCATGTACATCATCGATGCTTTTAACCAAATGTTTGTGATTGCTTTTTTAATGGCTGTCCCAATTGTTGGCTGTTTATTTCTAGTAGATGTAGCGCTCGGGATTGTGGCACGTACGGTACCACAGTTAAA comes from the Halobacillus shinanisalinarum genome and includes:
- a CDS encoding response regulator; this translates as MAERILIVDDAAFMRMMVKDILTKNGFEIAAEAEDGQRAVELYKEHEPDLVTMDITMPEMDGITALKEIKHYDPNAKVIMCSAMGQQAMVVDAIQAGAKDFIVKPFQAERVIEAIQKALN
- a CDS encoding flagellar biosynthetic protein FliO, which produces MVLVMRWISAILLVTFLLLSLGSSVSALGPSVSECAKDPELEGCDTSTPKEQNEQNSESPVVSNDGAAPSIVWNVVKLIFVLLFVLALIYGLLKFFNKRSKVFNKNRTMENLGGLTLAPNKSIQAVRIGDQVFVIGVGDSIEVITEITEDKTKQNLLHQEKNDDFVNQGFSQLLNRKKHDDHELSKTTQSSFKDLFEQQLGEMKEKRMHVKGRKKGEDPNE
- the fliP gene encoding flagellar type III secretion system pore protein FliP (The bacterial flagellar biogenesis protein FliP forms a type III secretion system (T3SS)-type pore required for flagellar assembly.) — translated: MNEFVDIFSGSDPENIATSVKLLLLLTVLSLAPGILILMTSFTRILIVLSFVRTSLATQSMPPNQVLVGIALFLTFFIMAPTFQEVNEEALTPLFNEEITLNEAYEEASAPMKQFMAKHTRQKDLALFMNYSGMERPETVQDIPLTTLVPAFAISELKTAFQMGFMIFIPFLVIDMAVASVLMSMGMMMLPPVMISLPFKILLFVLVDGWYLISKSLLEGF
- the fliQ gene encoding flagellar biosynthesis protein FliQ, whose protein sequence is MNSEMVISFAKEGIYTVLIVSGPLLLLALAVGLLVSIFQATTQIQEQTLAFIPKIVAVLIGLIFFGPWMLTNMVQFTANIFKNLNMLVG
- the fliR gene encoding flagellar biosynthetic protein FliR encodes the protein MLESLSLINLPAFLLIFVRVTSFFVTLPIFSYRNVPTQHKIGFSFFLALLMYFTIEIPPIQVDENYFLLLFKEAGVGIAIGLLAYIILAAIQIAGGFIDFQMGFAIANVIDPRTGAQSPLIGQYLYMITLLFILAVDGHHLMLDGVFYSYNLIPIDQFISLEDETWIMYIIDAFNQMFVIAFLMAVPIVGCLFLVDVALGIVARTVPQLNVFVVGLPLKIFIALAVLVIAMTFYIMLIRTLFETMLTTMRGLMQIFGGA